Proteins co-encoded in one Flavobacteriaceae bacterium MAR_2009_75 genomic window:
- a CDS encoding 3-hydroxyacyl-[acyl-carrier-protein] dehydratase /UDP-3-O-[3-hydroxymyristoyl] N-acetylglucosamine deacetylase, producing the protein MTNWKKNTASNTRMKQRTIKKEVILKGVGLHTGAEVTMKFLPAPENHGYAFKRVDLEGEPIVEADSNYVVNTQRGTNLEKRGVKIQTSEHVLAALVGMEIDNVLIELDAPEPPIMDGSAKFFVEALETVGTEEQEAEREEYSVKDVISYKDEATGSEITVIPSDSYQVTTMVDFGTKVLGTQNATLERLSDFKEEIADARTFSFLHELEMLLENGLIKGGDLNNAIVYVDKEISEETMEKLEKAFDKKKLSVKPNGILDNLTLHQPNEAARHKLLDVIGDLALAGTRIRGKIIANKPGHYVNTQFAKKLAKIIKVEKRNRVPKYDLDQPPLMDIHQIMAMLPHRPPFLLIDRIIELSDNHVVGMKNVTMNEPFFVGHFPGAPVMPGVLQVEAMAQTGGILVLSTVPDPENYLTFFMKIDNVKFKQKVLPGDTLIFQCSLISPIRRGICHMQAYAYANNKLVCEAELMAQIVKNK; encoded by the coding sequence TTGACGAACTGGAAAAAAAATACAGCGAGCAATACAAGAATGAAACAGAGAACCATTAAAAAAGAGGTGATTCTTAAAGGTGTCGGACTTCATACGGGAGCCGAGGTGACCATGAAGTTTTTACCGGCGCCAGAAAATCACGGATACGCATTTAAAAGAGTTGACCTAGAAGGTGAACCTATAGTCGAGGCCGATTCCAACTACGTGGTAAACACACAGAGAGGAACGAACCTTGAGAAAAGAGGGGTTAAAATTCAAACTTCAGAACATGTGCTGGCCGCATTGGTAGGCATGGAAATCGACAATGTTCTAATTGAACTAGATGCTCCGGAACCACCAATTATGGATGGTTCGGCAAAATTCTTTGTTGAAGCCCTTGAGACCGTTGGTACTGAAGAGCAAGAGGCTGAGCGAGAAGAATATAGTGTAAAAGATGTTATTTCTTATAAGGATGAGGCCACAGGTAGCGAGATTACCGTAATACCATCAGATAGCTACCAAGTAACTACGATGGTCGATTTTGGCACCAAAGTCCTGGGTACCCAGAATGCAACTCTTGAAAGACTTTCAGACTTTAAAGAGGAAATTGCCGATGCTAGAACCTTTAGTTTTCTTCACGAGCTGGAAATGTTGTTAGAAAACGGACTTATAAAAGGTGGGGATCTCAATAATGCCATAGTTTATGTCGATAAGGAAATTTCCGAAGAGACTATGGAGAAGCTCGAAAAAGCCTTTGATAAAAAGAAGCTTTCGGTAAAGCCTAATGGTATTTTAGATAATCTTACATTACATCAGCCGAATGAAGCTGCAAGACATAAATTATTGGATGTTATAGGCGATTTAGCTCTTGCTGGCACTCGAATTCGAGGTAAAATAATAGCAAATAAGCCTGGGCATTACGTCAACACCCAGTTTGCTAAGAAATTAGCGAAGATAATTAAGGTCGAAAAGCGCAACCGCGTCCCAAAATATGATTTGGACCAGCCACCGTTGATGGATATTCACCAAATAATGGCTATGTTGCCCCATCGACCACCCTTCTTATTGATCGATCGTATTATAGAACTTTCCGATAACCACGTAGTAGGTATGAAGAACGTTACTATGAACGAGCCTTTTTTTGTAGGTCACTTTCCTGGAGCTCCTGTAATGCCCGGAGTATTGCAAGTAGAGGCTATGGCGCAAACTGGCGGTATTTTAGTTTTGAGTACGGTACCAGACCCCGAAAATTACCTTACTTTCTTCATGAAAATAGATAATGTAAAGTTCAAGCAAAAGGTGCTTCCGGGTGATACTTTAATTTTTCAATGCAGTTTGATATCTCCTATTCGAAGAGGAATTTGTCATATGCAGGCTTATGCGTATGCCAATAATAAATTGGTTTGTGAGGCAGAATTAATGGCCCAAATTGTAAAAAACAAATAG
- a CDS encoding UDP-3-O-[3-hydroxymyristoyl] glucosamine N-acyltransferase: MTIFLTFVPMVFTAGQIAGILEGELEGNPEIAVHKLAKIEEGEKGSLTFLANPKYTSHIYTTKASITIVNKDFVPEQELDTTLIKVNDAYEAFSKVLEFYNQVKNNKTGIEEPVFLSDSTVYGEGFYLGAFAYLGNNITIGDNVKIYPNVYIGDNVKIADNVTIFAGAKIYSESVIGKNCVIHSGVIIGADGFGFSPNKEGEFQKVPQTGNVILEDNVDVGAGTTIDRATLGSTILRKGVKLDNQIQIAHNVEIGEHTVIAAQTGIAGSTKIGKHCMIGGQVGIVGHITIGDNVKIQAQSGIGRNVQNNETLQGSPALNYGDYNKSYVYFKNLPKFSNRIDELEKKYSEQYKNETENH; this comes from the coding sequence TTGACAATTTTTCTTACTTTTGTGCCCATGGTATTCACGGCAGGTCAAATTGCGGGAATTTTAGAGGGCGAACTCGAGGGAAATCCAGAGATAGCCGTTCATAAGCTCGCTAAAATAGAAGAAGGGGAAAAGGGTTCTTTAACCTTCTTGGCAAATCCCAAATATACATCCCATATCTATACTACAAAGGCATCCATCACCATTGTAAATAAAGATTTTGTGCCTGAACAAGAACTTGATACGACACTTATTAAAGTGAACGATGCTTACGAAGCTTTTTCAAAAGTGTTGGAGTTCTATAATCAGGTAAAGAATAATAAAACAGGTATAGAAGAGCCTGTTTTTTTATCTGATAGCACAGTTTATGGTGAGGGTTTTTATTTAGGCGCATTTGCTTATTTGGGTAATAACATTACTATTGGCGACAATGTAAAGATTTATCCCAATGTATATATAGGTGATAACGTAAAAATCGCGGACAATGTTACAATTTTTGCTGGGGCCAAAATATATTCAGAATCCGTAATCGGTAAAAACTGTGTTATTCACAGTGGCGTAATTATTGGTGCCGATGGTTTTGGGTTTAGCCCGAATAAAGAGGGTGAATTTCAAAAAGTACCCCAAACGGGCAATGTCATTTTAGAAGATAATGTTGATGTTGGTGCCGGTACCACTATAGACCGTGCTACCTTGGGTTCTACTATCTTGCGTAAAGGGGTCAAATTAGACAATCAGATACAGATAGCCCATAATGTTGAAATTGGCGAACATACCGTAATTGCTGCTCAAACAGGTATTGCCGGATCTACTAAAATCGGTAAACATTGTATGATTGGTGGGCAAGTCGGTATAGTCGGTCATATAACCATAGGCGATAATGTGAAAATTCAAGCCCAATCGGGTATCGGTAGAAATGTTCAGAATAATGAAACCTTACAGGGGTCTCCTGCTTTGAACTATGGCGATTATAACAAGTCATACGTCTACTTTAAAAATTTACCAAAATTTTCGAATAGAATTGACGAACTGGAAAAAAAATACAGCGAGCAATACAAGAATGAAACAGAGAACCATTAA
- a CDS encoding acyl-[acyl-carrier-protein]--UDP-N-acetylglucosamine O-acyltransferase — MNQPLAYIHPGAKIAKNVVVEPFTTIHNNVTIGDGTWIGSNVTIMEGARIGKNCNIFPGAVISAPPQDLKYNGEDTTVSIGDGTTIRECATIHKGTSDRNKTVIGKNCLIMAYCHVAHDCLVGDNCIFSNNSTLAGHVTIGDNVILAGLVAVHQFVSVGQHAFVTGGSLVRKDVPPFVKAAREPLSYVGINSVGLRRRGFQSEKIREIQNIYRILYQRHYNNSQATQIIEAEMEATPERDEILQFIRDSQRGIMKGYFSNN, encoded by the coding sequence ATGAACCAACCCCTTGCCTACATTCATCCAGGAGCGAAAATTGCCAAAAATGTGGTGGTAGAGCCGTTTACGACCATACACAATAATGTTACTATTGGCGATGGTACTTGGATCGGGTCTAATGTAACCATTATGGAGGGCGCCCGTATTGGTAAGAATTGTAATATTTTTCCCGGAGCCGTAATTTCAGCACCTCCCCAAGATTTAAAATACAATGGTGAAGATACCACGGTTAGCATTGGTGATGGTACTACCATTCGTGAATGTGCAACGATTCACAAAGGTACCTCTGACCGAAATAAGACTGTTATCGGTAAAAACTGCTTGATAATGGCCTATTGTCATGTAGCCCATGACTGTTTAGTCGGTGACAATTGTATATTTTCGAACAATTCAACGCTGGCCGGGCACGTAACCATTGGCGACAATGTTATTTTAGCCGGTCTTGTAGCCGTGCATCAATTTGTTTCGGTAGGGCAGCATGCTTTTGTTACCGGTGGTTCGTTGGTGAGAAAAGATGTTCCTCCTTTCGTAAAGGCGGCTCGTGAGCCACTCTCATACGTTGGTATTAACTCGGTAGGGCTTCGTAGACGTGGTTTTCAATCTGAAAAAATACGAGAAATACAGAATATATATCGCATTCTTTATCAAAGGCATTATAACAATTCGCAGGCAACACAAATTATAGAGGCTGAAATGGAAGCTACTCCGGAAAGGGATGAGATTCTTCAGTTCATCAGAGATTCCCAGCGTGGAATTATGAAAGGATATTTCAGTAATAATTAA
- a CDS encoding translation elongation factor P (EF-P), whose product MASTSDIRKGLCIRYNNDIYKIIEFLHVKPGKGPAFVRTKLKSVSSGKVLDNTFSAGHKIEDVRVETRSYQFLYPEGETFHFMNTDDYNQITLQESALDSPGLLKEGEVVKILFNTEDSMPLSVEMPASVVLEVTYTEPGVKGNTATNATKPAKVETGAEVNVPLFINEGDKIKIETDKGTYMERVKE is encoded by the coding sequence ATGGCTTCAACATCAGATATTAGAAAAGGACTTTGCATTCGTTACAATAACGACATTTATAAAATCATTGAGTTTTTACACGTAAAACCGGGTAAAGGTCCTGCTTTTGTGCGAACCAAATTGAAAAGTGTTTCGTCGGGTAAAGTATTGGATAACACTTTTTCGGCGGGTCATAAAATAGAAGATGTTCGTGTAGAGACACGTTCTTACCAATTTTTGTATCCTGAAGGTGAAACGTTTCACTTCATGAATACCGACGATTACAATCAAATCACTCTTCAAGAAAGTGCTTTGGATTCTCCGGGATTGTTGAAAGAAGGTGAAGTGGTTAAGATTCTCTTCAATACAGAAGATAGTATGCCATTATCTGTAGAGATGCCTGCAAGTGTAGTTTTAGAGGTTACCTATACCGAGCCAGGTGTAAAAGGTAACACCGCAACCAACGCGACAAAGCCTGCAAAGGTTGAAACTGGGGCGGAAGTAAACGTGCCATTGTTCATAAATGAAGGTGATAAAATAAAAATCGAGACTGATAAAGGCACATATATGGAGCGTGTTAAAGAATAA
- a CDS encoding alanine dehydrogenase, whose protein sequence is MRFVALTMNQPSSPFSKQQLLPQEETLEVLRQKRELYIGIPKENQYQEQRICLTPDAVNAITSNGHRVLVESGAGDGADYTDLDFTNAGAEITRDTKKVFSCPLLLKVEPPTLSEIEMLNPQTTVISALQLKTQTKGYFEKLAKKRVTAIAFEYIRDDDGKYPAVRSLSEIAGISSVLIASEIMAATNDGNGLMFGNISGVPPVEVVIIGAGTVGEFAARSAIGLGANVKIFDNSITKLRNIQANLRQTVYTSTIQPKNLLKSLKRCDVAIGATRGKDRTPVVVSSNMVEHMKKGAVIIDVSIDMGGCFETSEVTNHAKPTIEKFGVIHYGVPNIPSRYPKTATISISNIFTPYLLELGENGGMENSLRFNKGLRNGLYMYHGILTNKSVGEWFDLQYSDINFLIF, encoded by the coding sequence TTGCGATTTGTAGCACTAACTATGAACCAACCATCCTCACCGTTTAGCAAGCAACAATTACTTCCTCAAGAAGAAACTTTAGAAGTGCTACGTCAAAAAAGAGAATTATACATCGGCATACCTAAGGAAAACCAATATCAAGAACAACGAATTTGTCTTACCCCAGATGCCGTCAATGCCATAACCTCAAACGGACATAGAGTATTGGTTGAATCAGGCGCTGGTGACGGTGCCGACTATACAGACCTCGATTTTACAAATGCCGGGGCTGAAATCACAAGAGATACCAAAAAGGTATTTTCTTGTCCACTTCTTTTGAAAGTAGAACCTCCTACTCTATCAGAGATTGAAATGCTTAACCCCCAAACGACGGTCATTTCAGCTTTGCAGTTAAAGACTCAAACCAAAGGCTATTTTGAAAAACTGGCGAAAAAACGAGTCACTGCCATTGCCTTCGAGTACATAAGAGATGATGATGGAAAATACCCAGCAGTTCGTTCTTTAAGTGAAATTGCCGGTATTTCATCAGTACTCATCGCTTCTGAAATTATGGCGGCAACCAATGATGGAAATGGGTTAATGTTCGGTAACATTAGTGGCGTGCCACCTGTAGAAGTCGTAATTATTGGTGCTGGAACAGTGGGTGAATTTGCCGCCCGATCAGCAATTGGGTTAGGGGCCAATGTGAAAATATTCGACAATTCTATTACCAAATTACGTAATATTCAAGCCAACCTTAGACAGACCGTATACACCTCTACTATTCAGCCAAAGAATCTATTGAAATCATTAAAACGATGCGATGTAGCAATAGGAGCTACACGCGGTAAAGATAGAACACCGGTCGTTGTATCAAGCAACATGGTCGAGCACATGAAAAAAGGTGCCGTAATTATCGATGTCAGCATCGATATGGGCGGTTGTTTTGAAACTAGTGAGGTTACCAATCATGCCAAGCCTACGATAGAAAAATTTGGAGTTATACATTATGGTGTGCCGAACATTCCTTCGCGCTACCCTAAAACCGCTACCATTTCTATAAGTAATATTTTTACGCCTTATTTATTGGAACTTGGTGAAAATGGAGGAATGGAAAATTCGTTGAGATTTAATAAAGGTCTTAGAAACGGACTTTACATGTATCATGGAATTTTAACGAATAAATCAGTAGGTGAATGGTTTGACCTTCAATATAGCGATATTAATTTTTTGATTTTCTAA
- a CDS encoding tRNA threonylcarbamoyladenosine biosynthesis protein TsaE codes for MDVIYKETQLSNIARQLLNESKSKTLTFFAPMGAGKTTLIKSLVKELGALDTGNSPTFGIVNEYHNENDVLLAYHFDFYRLNDEMEALDMGLEDYLNKDCYIFIEWPEKIENLIPSDCQKVTIEVVDSDTRKIRLV; via the coding sequence ATGGATGTAATTTATAAAGAGACCCAATTATCAAACATTGCCCGTCAACTCTTGAACGAATCAAAATCAAAGACACTGACCTTCTTTGCACCTATGGGCGCCGGCAAAACTACTTTAATCAAAAGCCTTGTGAAAGAATTAGGCGCACTAGATACTGGCAACAGCCCTACTTTCGGCATTGTTAATGAGTATCACAATGAGAATGATGTACTATTGGCCTACCATTTTGATTTTTATCGACTTAACGATGAAATGGAAGCTTTGGATATGGGGTTAGAAGATTATCTAAATAAAGACTGTTATATCTTCATCGAGTGGCCTGAAAAAATAGAGAATCTCATACCATCTGATTGTCAGAAAGTTACTATCGAAGTTGTAGATTCCGACACAAGAAAAATTAGACTAGTGTAA
- a CDS encoding response regulator receiver domain-containing protein: MNKISILWVDDEIDLLKPHIIFLEGKNYHVITCKSGQEALEELQNTSVDIVFLDENMPGISGLETLNEIKVIDSSLPVVMITKSEEEFIMEEAIGSKIADYLIKPVNPHQILLSLKKNLDHSRLVSEKTTANYQQEFRKIAMDLSMVNSIEDWIELYKKLIYWEMRLEDIEDNSMFEILESQKTEANNHFGKFVDRNYIDWFNGDGPVMSHTLFKEWIQPEIEDTPTLLVVIDNLRYDQWYAFEDTVSSFYKKNKEDSYLSILPTATQYARNSIFSGLTPLDMEKKYPQWWKNDTDEGGKNLHEADFLGTQIKRLGLDLKWEYHKISSLKQGKHLSQNFKSQKDNDLTVIVYNFVDMLSHSKTEMEVIKELAGNDKAYRSLTQSWFKNSPLLEIIQQAQQLGMKLIITTDHGTINVKQPSRVIGDKETSLNLRYKTGRSLTFEEKEVLAAKDPEKIHLPRINVSSSFIFAKNDLFFAYPNNYNHYVSYYRNTYQHGGVSLEEMIIPFVVLSPK; this comes from the coding sequence ATGAATAAAATTTCCATTCTATGGGTAGATGATGAAATAGACCTATTAAAACCTCATATTATATTTTTAGAAGGTAAGAACTACCACGTAATTACATGCAAAAGTGGTCAAGAAGCCCTCGAAGAACTACAAAACACCAGCGTTGACATCGTTTTTTTAGACGAAAATATGCCGGGTATATCAGGTCTCGAAACATTAAATGAAATTAAGGTTATAGATTCTTCGCTCCCAGTAGTAATGATAACTAAAAGTGAAGAGGAATTCATTATGGAAGAGGCCATCGGTTCAAAAATAGCTGATTATCTCATTAAACCGGTAAACCCGCATCAAATACTTCTCTCTCTTAAAAAGAACCTCGATCATTCCCGTTTGGTTTCAGAAAAAACCACGGCAAATTATCAGCAAGAATTTCGTAAAATCGCCATGGACTTGTCTATGGTCAATTCAATTGAAGATTGGATAGAATTATACAAAAAGCTGATTTATTGGGAGATGCGTCTTGAAGATATTGAAGACAATAGTATGTTTGAAATATTAGAGTCACAAAAAACCGAAGCAAATAATCATTTCGGGAAGTTTGTAGATCGAAACTACATCGATTGGTTCAATGGTGATGGCCCGGTGATGTCACACACTTTATTCAAAGAATGGATACAACCTGAAATAGAAGACACACCTACTTTATTGGTGGTCATTGACAATTTAAGATATGACCAATGGTACGCTTTTGAAGACACGGTTAGCTCTTTCTATAAGAAAAATAAAGAAGATTCATACTTAAGTATTCTACCTACAGCTACTCAGTACGCGCGTAATTCTATATTCTCAGGATTAACACCTCTGGATATGGAAAAAAAATATCCCCAATGGTGGAAGAACGATACCGACGAAGGAGGCAAAAACCTTCATGAAGCTGATTTTTTAGGAACTCAAATAAAACGCCTAGGTCTAGACCTTAAATGGGAGTATCACAAAATCAGTAGCTTAAAGCAGGGGAAACACCTTTCTCAAAACTTTAAATCACAAAAGGACAATGACCTAACGGTAATTGTTTACAATTTTGTTGATATGCTATCCCATTCAAAAACCGAAATGGAAGTAATAAAAGAACTGGCCGGCAATGACAAAGCATATCGTTCATTGACCCAAAGCTGGTTTAAAAATTCTCCACTTCTAGAGATTATTCAGCAAGCCCAGCAATTGGGCATGAAATTGATTATTACTACTGACCATGGCACAATCAATGTAAAACAGCCTTCTCGGGTAATTGGTGATAAAGAAACAAGTTTAAATCTTCGCTACAAAACAGGTCGCAGTTTAACTTTTGAAGAAAAGGAGGTACTGGCGGCAAAAGATCCCGAAAAAATTCATCTGCCTCGCATAAATGTCAGCAGCTCATTTATTTTCGCAAAGAATGATCTGTTTTTTGCATACCCCAATAATTACAACCATTATGTTAGTTACTATCGAAACACCTACCAGCACGGGGGGGTTTCCTTAGAAGAAATGATTATTCCGTTTGTTGTACTTTCACCCAAATAA
- a CDS encoding UDP-3-O-[3-hydroxymyristoyl] glucosamine N-acyltransferase codes for MKFPIPHTLKQIAALIDCQFVGAEDFPVLGMNEIHVVESGDIVFVDHPKYYNKALSSKATIVLINKQVDCPAGKALLISEDPFSDFNKLTNYFKPFESAINSIATTAVIGQNTVVQPNVFIGNHVKIGNNCLIHSNVSIYDNCVIGNNVIIHSGTVLGSDAFYYKKRETGFDKLISGGRVVLEDDVEIGSLCTIDKGVTGDTTIKKGTKLDNQVHVGHDTVIGEMCLIASQTGIAGCVVIEDEVTLWGQVGTNSGITIGKKAVIMGQTGVTKSVEGGKSYFGTPIEESREKLKQLAYVKKIPDILKKLEK; via the coding sequence TTGAAATTTCCGATACCTCATACCTTAAAGCAAATTGCCGCATTGATTGATTGTCAATTTGTGGGTGCAGAAGATTTTCCTGTATTGGGTATGAACGAAATTCATGTCGTCGAATCCGGTGATATAGTTTTTGTCGATCACCCTAAATATTATAACAAAGCCCTTTCAAGCAAGGCGACTATTGTTCTGATCAACAAGCAAGTCGATTGTCCCGCGGGAAAAGCTTTATTGATTTCAGAGGATCCCTTTTCCGATTTCAATAAACTCACCAATTATTTCAAACCTTTTGAAAGTGCTATTAATTCAATAGCTACTACCGCTGTTATTGGTCAGAACACTGTGGTTCAGCCAAATGTATTCATTGGTAACCATGTCAAAATCGGAAATAATTGCTTGATTCATTCAAATGTTTCTATCTATGATAATTGTGTTATTGGAAACAACGTTATCATTCATTCAGGTACGGTTTTGGGTTCTGATGCTTTTTACTACAAAAAACGAGAAACAGGTTTCGATAAATTAATTTCTGGCGGCAGGGTCGTTTTAGAAGATGATGTAGAAATAGGGTCATTGTGTACCATCGACAAGGGAGTTACTGGAGACACTACCATTAAAAAAGGCACTAAACTAGATAATCAGGTACATGTCGGGCATGATACCGTAATTGGGGAAATGTGTCTAATAGCTTCCCAAACGGGTATAGCTGGTTGTGTGGTTATTGAAGATGAAGTTACCTTATGGGGCCAGGTCGGTACCAATAGCGGTATAACTATAGGTAAGAAAGCGGTAATCATGGGGCAGACGGGTGTGACCAAATCCGTAGAAGGCGGTAAGAGTTATTTCGGTACCCCAATTGAAGAATCACGTGAAAAATTGAAGCAATTGGCCTATGTCAAAAAGATTCCGGACATCTTGAAGAAATTAGAGAAATAA
- a CDS encoding succinyl-CoA synthetase alpha subunit encodes MSVLVNKDSKIIVQGFTGSEGTFHAGQMIDYGTNVVGGVTPGKGGQEHLGKPVFNTVAEAVEKVGADTTIIFVPPAFAADAIMEAADAGIKVIITITEGIPVADMVKASNYIKNKDCRLVGPNCPGVITPGEAKVGIMPGFVFKKGNVGIVSKSGTLTYEAADQVVRQGLGITTAIGIGGDPIIGTTTKEAVELLINDPDTDCVVMIGEIGGQLEADAAKWYKESRSKKPVVGFIAGETAPAGRTMGHAGAIVGGSDDTAQAKKKIMREHGIHVVDSPAEIGLKVKEVMG; translated from the coding sequence ATGAGCGTTTTAGTAAATAAAGATTCCAAAATCATAGTACAGGGTTTTACAGGTAGTGAAGGTACCTTTCATGCCGGACAAATGATTGATTACGGTACGAACGTAGTCGGTGGGGTAACACCCGGTAAAGGTGGCCAAGAACATTTGGGCAAGCCTGTTTTTAACACTGTCGCAGAAGCTGTTGAAAAGGTGGGTGCAGATACCACCATTATCTTTGTTCCACCTGCATTTGCCGCAGACGCCATTATGGAAGCTGCCGATGCTGGAATAAAAGTAATCATTACTATCACAGAAGGTATTCCAGTTGCCGATATGGTCAAGGCATCCAACTATATTAAAAATAAAGATTGCCGTTTGGTAGGTCCTAACTGCCCAGGGGTAATTACTCCCGGTGAAGCGAAAGTTGGTATTATGCCAGGTTTTGTTTTTAAGAAAGGTAACGTTGGTATCGTTTCAAAATCAGGAACCCTTACTTATGAAGCTGCCGATCAGGTAGTTCGTCAAGGGTTAGGTATAACTACTGCAATTGGTATTGGCGGTGATCCAATTATAGGCACAACCACAAAAGAGGCAGTAGAGCTTTTGATCAACGATCCCGATACTGACTGTGTGGTTATGATTGGTGAAATCGGTGGTCAGTTAGAGGCTGATGCTGCCAAATGGTATAAAGAAAGTCGTAGTAAGAAACCGGTTGTTGGATTTATTGCAGGTGAAACTGCCCCAGCAGGCAGAACGATGGGTCACGCCGGAGCTATTGTTGGTGGAAGTGATGATACAGCACAAGCAAAGAAAAAAATCATGAGAGAACACGGTATTCATGTGGTCGACTCACCTGCCGAAATCGGTTTAAAGGTAAAAGAAGTAATGGGTTAA
- a CDS encoding 3-oxoacyl-[acyl-carrier-protein] reductase, translated as MKLLEGKNVIITGASRGIGTGIAKVFAQQGANVAFTYSSSEAPALALEKELNALGVKAKAYKSNAASFEESEKLVAQVLEDFGGIDVLVNNAGITKDNLLMRMSESDFDSVIEINLKSVFNMTKAVQRTMLKQRKGSIINMSSVVGVKGNAGQTNYAASKAGMIGFTKSVALELGSRNIRCNAIAPGFIETEMTDKLDEKTVQGWRDGIPLKRGGSTEDIANACLFFASDLSDYVTGQVLNVDGGMLT; from the coding sequence ATGAAATTGTTAGAGGGAAAAAATGTGATTATTACTGGAGCGAGTAGGGGAATAGGTACTGGAATAGCAAAAGTTTTTGCACAACAAGGTGCAAATGTAGCTTTTACCTATAGTTCTAGTGAAGCACCCGCTTTAGCACTTGAAAAAGAGTTGAATGCCCTTGGAGTAAAAGCAAAAGCTTATAAGAGTAATGCCGCTAGTTTTGAAGAATCAGAAAAACTTGTCGCTCAAGTGCTAGAAGATTTTGGTGGAATCGATGTTCTAGTGAACAATGCCGGAATCACTAAAGATAATTTATTGATGAGAATGTCTGAGTCTGATTTTGATAGTGTTATCGAAATTAATCTCAAGTCGGTATTTAATATGACCAAGGCGGTGCAACGTACCATGTTGAAACAGCGTAAAGGATCTATTATCAACATGAGTAGCGTGGTAGGGGTCAAAGGTAACGCTGGGCAAACAAATTATGCGGCCTCTAAAGCTGGTATGATCGGTTTTACCAAATCGGTCGCTTTAGAATTGGGGTCGCGAAACATAAGGTGTAATGCTATCGCTCCTGGTTTTATAGAAACTGAAATGACCGATAAACTTGATGAAAAAACCGTACAAGGTTGGAGGGATGGTATTCCATTAAAACGCGGTGGCAGCACTGAAGATATTGCCAATGCTTGTTTGTTCTTTGCTTCAGACCTTTCTGATTATGTAACCGGTCAGGTACTAAACGTAGATGGTGGTATGCTTACCTAA